A region of the Microcystis aeruginosa FD4 genome:
TGATGGGTAACAATAAACCTCTCGCATAATTGATTTTTGAGGATTCAAAAACGTCAAAAAGGAGGATTAACTGGCATAAAATCCCTAAATAAACCATTTAATTGATTATTACTCATTCTTAATTCTCCTGTCTCGGAGTCTCCTGTCTCCTAACCCCACCAACAAACTTTTTCAGCAAACCCTAGTTAATTATTTTTAGCTAGTTGACTAACAACCCATGCTCTTAAATTCTTTTCTGCTTTAACTTCATCCTCTTTAGCAGTGGCTAAAAATTCATAGAGTTTAGTTTTCGGAACTAGGGGAAAAGTGGGACTAAATTCTCCTTCCTGATAAACACCCTTTTCTAACCGATAAATGCGCCAAATTTGTCCATTAAAACGCCATAATTCCGGCACTCCCAAACGGGCATAAAGTGCTAATTTATTAATATCCGTGTGGGTAATATCCACTTCCACCACTAAATCTGGGGGCGGATCTTCAGTTAAATTAATCCTTTTTCCTAGCACTTTGGCTTGATTTTGAATATAGTAAGCATTATCCGGTTCTGCTCCTCGTTCTAAATCTTCCCTAGCTAGAGTTGTGGAACCCAGACTTTTAATTTTTAAACCCAATTCTACCACCAAAATCCGAATAAATAATCCGATTAATTCTCGATAAAACTCGTGTTCTTCTAGGGGCATAGTAATCTCTAAAGTACCACGATCATAAAATAAATGGGCGCGATTATTTTCTCCTATTGCTTGTAAAATTTGCTGATAGGATAGCCAACTGAGATGATTAAAAACTACCCGTTTTTCGCCCCTAATTTGCTCAGTATTTAACTCCAGAGGAACTGTCACCATAATTACCTCAACTTTTAGCTAGTTGACTGACAAACCATGCTCTTAAATTCTTTTCTGCCCTCACTTCATCCTCTTTAGCAGTGGCTAAAAATTCATAGAGTTTAGTTTTGGGAACTAGGGGAAAAGTGGGACTAAATTCTTCTTCCTGATAAACCCCCTTTTCTAACCGATAAATGCGCCAGATTTCTCCATTAAAACGCCATAATTCCGGCACTCCCAAACGGGCATAAAGTGCTAATTTATTAATATCCGTGTGGGTTATATCCACTTCCACCACTAAATCTGGGGGCGGATCTTCAGTTAAATTAATCCTTTTTCCTAGCACTTTGGCTTGATTTTGAATATAGTAAGCATTATCCGGTTCTGCTCC
Encoded here:
- a CDS encoding Uma2 family endonuclease, producing the protein MVTIPLEFNTEQIRGEKRLVFYHLSWLSYQQILQALGENNCAHLFYDRGTLEITMPLEEHEFYRELIGRFIYFLVSELGLKIKSMGSTTLAREDLERGAEPDNAYYIQNQAKVLGKRINLTEDPPPDLVVEVDITHTDINKLALYARLGVPELWRFNGEIWRIYRLEKGVYQEEEFSPTFPLVPKTKLYEFLATAKEDEVRAEKNLRAWFVSQLAKS
- a CDS encoding Uma2 family endonuclease translates to MVTVPLELNTEQIRGEKRVVFNHLSWLSYQQILQAIGENNRAHLFYDRGTLEITMPLEEHEFYRELIGLFIRILVVELGLKIKSLGSTTLAREDLERGAEPDNAYYIQNQAKVLGKRINLTEDPPPDLVVEVDITHTDINKLALYARLGVPELWRFNGQIWRIYRLEKGVYQEGEFSPTFPLVPKTKLYEFLATAKEDEVKAEKNLRAWVVSQLAKNN